TTATTCACCACGGCGACACGGCGAACACGGCGCTTTTTTATGATCGGCACGGCGACACCACGGCGACACGGTTTCCTGATAATATTATTAAGCAGGGGGTCTCCGAGGGGTAAGCAAGAGCGCTCCGCGCGGCGTCAGCCCCCTTCAGGAAAATAAAAAAGCGCCGTGTTCGCCGTGTCGCCGTGGTGAATAAAGCGCTGTGCACTCCGTGGTGCCTCCGTGTCGCCGTGGTGAAACTCTCGATCAATTCACGCGTACGACGGCGAGCGCGTTCTCGTTCTTGTACTGGTAGAACCCCGGGGCGTTGACCTCCAGCGCCATATACCCGATATTCTGGTTGGCGTTGAGCCGGATGTCGTTCGTCTTGGAAATGTACGCCACGCCCCTGGTGTTCGTGACACCGGAGCCGGCGCCGCCCAGGCCGTGGACGATGACGCTGGCGCCGCTCACCGGGTCGCCCCTGTCGTCAGTGACGTTCACGTAGCAGGTCCACGTCTTCGACACCACGCCCTCGCCCGCATTACTGACCTGCAGGAGGTTACCGTCCTTGCTGCTTACCTCCGTGACGGCGGCGGTCAGCGTCCTCTGGGGCTTGAAGCTGTTCACGGCGGCCACCATGGCCGAGAGCGAGATCACGCCGACCACGAGCACGACAATTAAGCGCACGGGGAGGCCTTCCACGCCCCTCTCGTCGCCCTTGAAACCTTTATTCCGCATATACATCACTTATTAGTAATTATATGTTAGTAAGTATACGCTCATCCTATAAATAATTTTCATCATATTGCAACTAAAACATGCTCCCGAAGGCAGAATTGGCGAGCGCCGTGGTAACGGTGAAGACGGCCATGGCGACGGGAAGCGACATGCCGACGCTGTACATGAATTCGTACCGGTCGTCGCCATGCTCGATGCCGCCGACGAAGCGCAGCAAAATGATCACCAGCATGATGATGTAGATGCCGATGACGAGGACGAACTCGTCGTTAGACACGAGGGGCGCGCTGAACTGGGGCATCATGGGGAAGTACTGGCGGGCGCTCTCGGGCATCTCGCTCAGCCCGGCCAGCGTATGGGCCACGACGTCCGAGACCGACTGCGAGAGCGCCAGGGTGATGCCTCCTATAAATGGAGCGAACACCGTGCAGGTCGTCCTGAGCATGCTTGTCATGGTGTAGAGCATCTTCCGGACGTCGTCCTCGATGGACTGCAGCTCCTTGAGGTGGTCGGCAAGCCTCACGACCGAGTTCCCCGCGACCTCGCCGCTCTTGCTCGAGCTCTCCACCAGCATGCTTATCGTAGCCTTTATCCGGTCCGAGTAGACGTCGGAGAAGGCCCCGTACTCGGGGGAGAGCACGGCATCCCGGAGCGTGGTCCGAAGGCATCTCATGTTATATGCGGCCCGGGCGTAGGCCTTTCCCACGGAAGTCCCCCCGGTCATGGCGGCCGTGTAGGCGAAGCCGTCTTCTGGGGACTTGCCCTCGGCGATGCGCCGGCCCAGGACAAAGAGCGAGTCGGCGAACTCGTCCTCCATCTTCCTGAGGTCGTCCCTTAATTTCTTATACGGCGTGTACACGCCCAGGCAGTATATGGATATGGCCGCTGTAACGCCCCATGCTAAAAATATGGTGGAGGCCACGGGCAGGCCGACGGGGAAGAGGTACAGCGCCGCCACGGCGGCGCCTCCTGCGCACGCCAGGGCCGCCCAGGCCCAGCGGGGCAGGCTATGCTTTATGTGGGGTAAATCGGGCGGCGTGAAGGCGGCAGGGCGCTTAAGGAGGATGGAGTGGGCGTACACGAGCGTCGCCATGGGGAACAGCCCGTCGTAGAGCAGCGCCAGCTCGAGCGAGTTCACGCGCAGCCCTATGATCGCGGCCGCAGGGAGCATGGCCACCAGGGCAAGGGGAACCATCACGAAGATCGAGTATAATATGAGCGTCGGCGAGTGCAGGGCGCTGGAAAATGACTGCATCAGGCCCTTAGTGCCGGCGAGGACCACGTCCAGGGCCCGGTTTAGGGTCAGCGTGCGCATGGCCTCGTCCCTCTCGTCGGCCGCGCTCTTAATAAGGAACACGGCCCGCTTGAAGTGTTCGCTGTAGCCTCCCCACTCCTCGGCAAAGGCGCCCAGCGCCATGTCAAGGCTGTCGTAGGCCCGGACGTTCAGGTCCCACATAAGCTTCTTCACGTCCTTCGCCAGCTGCCTACGGGAATTCGTCGCGGCGAACTTCAGGGCCAGCTCGATGTTAGGGTTGAGCTTCATGGCCATCACGACGTAGCTGACGACTTCCGGCACGTCGCCCAGCGAATGGACCTTCAAGTAGGCGGCCCGGCGCTTCGGGTACTCGCCCACGTACGCATACGCGAGCAGCGGCAGCATCCCGCCGCATACGACCAGCACCACGGCCATTACCGTATCCATCAGGCCCAGGGCGAAGGCCGCGATTCCTGCCATGGCCACGATGGCCAGCGAGGCCATGGCGGCCATGAAGGCGAGCGAAAATGCCTCCGAGGGCTTGATCTCAAGGCCGGCGAAGCCCAGCGATGCGACCAGGCCTTTACTCGCGTAGCGGCCTGCGTACTCGTCGAGCCTTTCTGCGCCAGCCACCGATGCCAGGGCGCGGAATGACGCCCTGCATGCCTCCACGTAGGAGCTTTCAGCCTCCACGGGCCGCCTCCTTCTCGAACCACCTGGACCACGCGTTGATGGCCCGCCCGGGGACGCCGCGCTCGCTCTCACAGATGGCCCTGTAGGCGTTGATGCACCTCGCATAGGCGGCCGCCTCCATGGCACGGGGCTCATCCGCCACCCGTTCCATGAACAGAGCCCGGGCCCGGATCTCCTCGTTGACGGCCCGGATCGGGAGGCCCCATTTATTCGCGATACCCTGGAGCGCCTCGGAGCGCCCGGTATCGATGCGGTCCGTGGCCGCGAGGCCGCCTTCGGCGGCATCATAAACGAGCAGGTCGTTGAACGCGCCGCCGGTATCCTCCCAGCGGCTCTTCGATACTTCGGCGATCTGCGTCAGGCGCCGCTCCTTTGCCTGGCCGCCGTTTTTTCTCACGCTCGAGCAGACGACCACGACGTCGGTCGCCCTGAAGGACGCCGGGGGCACGCCGATATCGTGGACGACGCGGTCGTAGACGTCCCGGCAGGAGGCGCCGTGGATGGTCCCCATCACCACGTTCCCGGACGCCCCGACGCGCATTGCCTCGTAGAGTGAGACGGCCTCGGCGCCCCGGACCTCCCCGATGATGAGCGCCGACTCGCCCAGCCGGAGCGCGGCCCTCAGCACGTCCGACGCCTGGAACTCCGCGCCGGAGCCCGATAGGGCGGACCTGGTGCCCATGCCCTGGACCTTCCACCCGCAGCGCTGCATGTCCTCCAGGGGCAGCTCGGGCGTGTCCTCGATGGCCAGTATACGATAACTCTGGGGGATCTCGAGCATCATGGCGCCCAGCATCGACGTCTTGCCGGCGCCCCGGGTGCCCGTGACCAGCACGGACGACTGCCCGTCCACCAGCAACGATAATAAACCCGCCGCGTAGGGCGTGAGCATTCCCCGGGATACGAGCTGGGGCAGGGTCCAGGGAGTGGCTTTATGCCTGCGGAAGGCGTAAGCCAGGCCCCGGGACAGCGGGTCCCCGATGACGGAGACGCGGGTCCTGAACTCTCCAAGGTCCATGTCCAGCACGGGGTTAGCCTCGGAGAAGGGCCGGCCCGATATGGCCCGGAGCCGGGAGATTGTCGACTCGACGTCCGCCTCGGATAAAAATACGTTGCTCGTGCACTCCTCGCCGTCCACCACGACGTGCAGGGGGCTGGAGCCCACTGGCGAGTTCACGTAAGCGTCCTCGATGTGGGGGTCCTTGAGTATGTCCTCCAGTATTCCTAAGCCGCAGGTGTACTTGACCAGGGCCGATGTGAGCTGCTCGAGCCGGGCCGGCACCATGAGTATGCCGTTCGAGTCGGCAGAGACGGCCAGCGCCTCCTTCCCGTACCTGGCGAAGAGGGGGCGCATGTTCGCCGCGTCCATGAACTCCATGGTCCGGGGCCGCTTCGTGAGGAGCCTCTGCCGGGCTTCGGACAGAAGGGCGATGTCCTCCTCTTCCATTCCGTACTCCCAGGGCTGGATGAAGTACATCTTCTCGAGGCTTTCCGCCAGCCCGTAGAGCGTGACATGGAGCGGAGGGCCGAAGGCGTCCCCCTCCACCTCGTATGAGCGCAAAAAGGCCGCCCCCTTCGGCGGTTCCATCCATATTTTCGAGCTGGAGAAACGGGGCCTGACATAAGGCAGCGAATCCTTATATTCGAGCCTCCGGCCGGTCTCCGCCATATCGTTCAAAAAGGCCGAGTAGCGCTCCATGCAGAGGCTGCATTTCGGCACGCCCTTTCCCGGGTGGACGGGCATGGAGGCGATGATGCGACTGGCTTCCCCGGGCGATGCGATGATATCGTCCACGCAGGCGGCGACGCTCTCTTTTCGAAGCTCGCCGCACTGGCCGCAGCCGCAGGCGTAGAGCGTGTCGGCGTGCAGGCGCAGGTCCTCGTAGAACGTCACCAGGCCGAGCAGCGGGGCGAGGGCGTCGAAGCCATATTCCCGAACGATGTTCTTCTCCAGGAGCAGGCGGTCCATCCAGGCTTTTCCCGCCAGGCTCTTTACGAGGCGCAGCCGGCAATCGGGATCCGAGAGGCTCGACCCTCCCGGGCACCGGGAGCAGGCGGCCACGGCATCGGTGCCGTGCCGGCCCTGCCTGAACGTCAGGGCGCATCCTGGCCCCGCGCCCTTTTGTTTAGCCCTGGCCCGGGCTCTTACCATACGATAAATAGCGTTCATGCCCTCGAGCATATTTACACCAAATTGCAAATTACTAAATTGCAATCAAACGATATATAATTAACCCGTTCGCGCATAACGTTGAAACCATTCAAGTATCCGGGGCGCGAACAAAATAAAAAAGGAGGACTATAATGGAGGAGCTAAAAGGTAAGAGGATCGTTCTGCTGGCCGGGGACGGCTTCGAGGACATGGAGCTGATGTACCCGCTGTACCGGCTGAGATACGAGGCCTGCGCGGACGTGAAGGTTGCAGGCATAAAAAAGGGCGAGACGCTCACCGGCAAGCACGGCATGCCCGCCACCGTGGACGTCGCCGTCAGGGACCTGAACGTGGACGACTACGACTGTCTTGTGATACCCGGCGGCCAGGGGCCCGACCATATCCGCATTTACCCCGAGGTCATCAGGTTCGTCCAGGACTTCGACAGGACCGGCAAGCCCATCGCCGCCGTCTGCCATGCGGCGCAGATCCTCATCACGGCGAAGCTGCTCAAAGGCAAGCAGGCCACGGGCTGGAAATCCCTGGTGGTGGACATCGAGGACGCGGGCGCGGCCTACGTGAACGAGCCGGTGGTCACCAGCGGCCAGTACATATTCTCGAGGCAGCCTTCGGACCTGGGGTTCTTCTGCGATGCCATCATTCGCTCGCTGAAGGGCGAGAGCCTGCAGCCGCTCGTCGAGATGGCCCGGGCCCAATGATCTACCGGGACAGGCGGGACGCCGGCCGGCGGCTGGCAGAGCATCTGCTCATCTATCGCCATAACGCCGTGGTGCTGGCCATACCGAGGGGCGGGGTGCCCGTAGGTTATGAGGTCGCGAAACGGCTCGAAGTGCCCCTCGACCTCATAATTCCCAGGAAGCTGCCCATTCCCTCCGACCCGGAGGCCGGGTTCGGCGCGATAGCCCCCGACGGCACCATCGTCCTTAACGAGCGTCTGGTAGCGTATTGCGGGCTGTCCGCGAAGGATATCGAGCGGATTGCGGGCGAGGTGCTCGCCGAGGTCCTGCGCCGGATAAGAGAGTACCGGGGCGACAGGCCTCAGCCGGAGCTGAAGCACAGGAACGTGATCATCGTGGACGACGGCCTTGCCTCGGGATACACGATGGTCGCCGCCGTGCGGGCCGTTAAGCGGGAGCGGCCAAAAAGGGTCATCGTCGCCGTCCCCTGCAGTCCCGAGTCCTCCGTGGGCAGGCTCGAGAAGGAGGCAGACGAGGTGGTCAGCCTGGCCGTTCAGCCGTACGGCCAGTTCGCCGTGGCCGGCTACTACGAGAGTTTCCCTGATCTGAGCGACGAGGAAGTGAAGCGCCTCATTACTCAGGTGCCGGCCGCGTAGGCGAACCCGTGCTCGCTCAGCTTCACGCCCTCGACCTCGGTGGCGTAGTGGACGACCTTGCCGTCCAGCGCCTCCTCCAGCTTTTTCAGCGATCTTTCGAGCCGGAGGGCGTTTGCCCTGCCCACCGGGTTGGCCTCGCCGGATATGGTCCTGTCGAGCCAGATATCGCAGTTCGTCGAGAGCGCGAGCGCGTACCGGTCGCTCCCAGGCACGCCGCTGAACATGACGCTTAATATTCCCGGGAGCTGCGTGCTGATCACTTTGCCTTCCACCTGGACGGCCACCTCGGAGAGGCCCCGGAACACGGCGCCGGGAGCCCACCGGTCGCAGTGCTTCACGTCCTCCCGCCAGGCCTCGAACAGCCGCTGCTTCGCCTGGACAAGGTAGAGCGGTATGGGGCTTTCGGTCACTGTCTCTCCGGGCGGATACTCGATGGAGGTCGGCGCGAACCTCTCCCCCAGCGCCGCCATGGCCTCGTCGAAATAGTGGAAATACTCCCGGGACACGCCCTCCAGGTCAAGGCCCTTCGTCTCCAGCGGGAACGAGTGGACGCCGCGGCCGGACTCGACGATCCACATCCCCACGCTTTTCTCGTAAAACCTCCACGGATACTTCATGAGAAAAGAATTCTCGCCGCCCGATAAATACTTGCGGGCCAGGGGATAGATTTATTTATTTTCAATATATTGTAAATAAGTATGTCCGATGAGAAGCGCTATCTGCTGGGGCGGAGAGATGGAGGAGAGCACGGCCTGCTGTACCTCGGGAGGTACCTTGCCCTGGACGGCTCCCAGGGCGCCGGCCTGTACCTGGACGTCCTCAAGCCGCACGCAGTGCTCATCTGCGGCAAGCGGGGCTACGGAAAATCCTATACGATGGGCGTCATCATCGAAGAGATGGCTTCCCTGCCGCAGAGGATAAGGGATAACTTCTGCGTCATAGTCGTCGACACCATGGGCGTGTTTACCGGGATGGGCCGGTGGAAGCCGGATACCGTAAGGGTGTTTGCCCCGCCCGCCCACCGGCATAAAGGCACGCTGCCGCTGGAGATCCCCGCGGGCTCCCTGTCTTTTTACGACTATTGCGAGCTCATGGACATCGAGCCGTTAAGTGATCCCGGCGTCGAGCTCATGAACACCCTGGACGACGGGCCTTTCGATATAGAGGAACTCATTAAAAAGGTAAAGCCCGGTGGCACGCTGGCGGGCCTGCTGCGGATGGTGGCGTCATGGAGGCTTTTTTCGAGGGGCGCCGCGTTCGACGGGCTGCTGAAGCCCGGCTCGGTGAACATACTCGATTTGAGTGGCTATGGCCACGAGCCTCAAATAAGATCGGCCATCGTGGCCTCGATGGCGCGGGCGCTCTACGACGTGCGCGTTGAAGCCCGCCGTCTTGAGGCCGGCAGGAGAGAGAAGCCGCTGGTCTGGCTGCTCATCGACGAGGCCCACATGTTCATGGACGCAGGCGCCGACACGGGGGCATCCCGGGCGCTCAACGGCGAGTGGCTGCGCCAGGGCCGGCAGCCTGGGCTGTCGCTGGTGCTTGCAACCCAGCGGCCCTCGGCCCTGGGAAAGGAGGTCCTCTCCCAGGCGGACCTCATTATTTGCCATCGTTTAACGCTACAGGACGACCTGGAGGCGCTGGAATCGGCCCGGCCGACGTACGTGAACGAGCCCGTTCCCGAGGCCATGGCCCGCCTGGGCACCGGCAGGGGCGCAGCCGTGGTCATCGACGACGCCACCGAGTCATACCACGTCATTAAGATACGGCCGAGGGAAAGCGAGCACGGGGGAGGCGAGCCGGATGTTTATATGGGCTGACATCGCCTGCGTCGCGCTGGGAGGCCTTTCGGCGGCCGCCGCGGCGGCCATAGACCGCCGGACCATGAGGATACCGAACCGCCTGACTTTTCCGCTCATCCTGTCGGGGCTGGCATTGATGATGTTCCGCTGCATGCTTGGGTATCCCATGGATATGGCAATCCTCACGGGCGTCATATCGTACGGGCTCGTTTACGGGCTGTGGAGATGCCATTTATGGGGAGGCGGTGACGCGAAGCTCGTCCTCGCGCTGTTCCTGCTCCTGTCGCCAGGCTACCCGCCTCTATACTTTATCGCGGCTTATACGCTCTGCCTCGCGCTTGCGCTTCTGCTAAAGCACGGGGTCTACATGCCCGCCCGGAGGGCGATGGCAGATCCCTCTCCGGCCAGCACGAAGGGCGGCCCCCTGTCGGCCGAGGACATCGCTTCTCTAAAAGAAGGCCCGGGAATGCCAATGGGCCCTTCCCTGCTCTTCGCCTACGTCTCCTCCGTCGTGCTGCTGGGGGCGTTGCCCTGGTAGACTCTCTGCCCGTGGCGCTCACGGCATCCCTCCTGGTCCTTGCGTCAATCGCCGGCCTCACGGGCCTGGGGCTGAGCCGGGCCATGCCACTGGTGAGCACTGCGTCCGCGGACCGGCAGCTTTTAGATCTTTCCATCGACTGTAAGGCGCTCCTCGCCTCGGCCCCGCGGAACCTGGCGGACCCGGCCTCCCCGCCCGGCGCCACAAAGACGATAATGCTCTCCCTGCCTTCAGGGACGAACGTCACCTTCGGCTCCAGCGAGGCCGGGGGCACGATCTTCTACGAGGTGCAAGGCAGCCGAAAAGCTCTCGTCCTGGACGGCGTGAGGTTCAGCGAGGGCGTCGAAAAGGGAGGCATCATGGTGCCGTCCGGGAATTACCGGTCCATCCTGGGCGGAGGGCGGTATGAGCTAACCATCGAGTACGAGTATGACCCCAGCCTATATGAAAAGTACCTTGTAATCTATTAAAAAGGGAAACAGGGGAAAGCTCCCGGTTTATATGACGCTCAGGTACTGGTCGATCTCCCACTGGTGCACCTGCGTCCGGTAATCGTCCCACTCGATGCGCTTGGCGGTCATGAAATTCTCATAGACGTGGGGCCCCAGGGCGCTCCGGATGACGTCGTCGGCCTCGAGCTCGTCAAGCGCCTCGCTCAGATTCGCGGGCAGGCTCTTGATGTTAAGGTCCTTCTTCTGCTTTTCGGTCAGGTGGTAGATGTTGAGGTTGACCGGATCTCCGGGGTCGGTCCTTTTCTTGATGCCGTCCAGGCCGGCCCTGAGGGTCACGGCCAGCGCGAGGTACGGGTTGCAGGCCGGGTCCGGGTTCCGAAGCTCTGCCCTCGTGCCCAGGCCCCGGCGGGCAGGTATGCGCACTAAGGGCGAGCGGTTCTTCTCGGACCAGGCGATGTACACGGGCGCCTCGTAGCCGGGCACCAGCCGCTTATACGAGTTGATGAGCGGGTTGGTGATCGCCGTGAAGCCCCTCGCGTGGTCCAGCAGCCCGCCGATGTAGTGCATGGCGGTCCTGCTGAGCTGGTACTTCGCGTTCTCGTCGTAGAAGGCGTTCGTGTTCCTGCCCTTGAAGAGGGACTGGTGGGTGTGCATGCCCGAGCCGGCTTTGCCGAACAGGGGCTTGGGCATGAACGAGGCGTGGAGCCCGTACTGCATGGCGATCTTCCGCACGACGAACTTAAAAGTGACGACGTTGTCCGCCGTGGTCAGCGCATCGGCGTACTTGAAGTCGATCTCGTGCTGGCCCTCGCCCACCTCGTGGTGGGAGGCCTCGATCTCGAACCCCATGCTCTGCAGCGCGGTGACCATGGCCCGGCGCACCTCGTCGCCCAGGTCCACGGGCGACAGGTCGAAGTAGCCGCCGTGGTCTTTGGAGTTCGTCGTCGGCATGTCGTCCATGTCCCTTTCAAAAAGATAGAACTCCGCCTCGGGCCCGGCGTTCATGCTGAAGCCCTTCTCCTCCGCCTCCTTGATGACTTTTTTCAGGATGTTCCGCGGGCTGCCCTCGAACGGCTTGCCGTCCGGGCTGTACACGTCGCATATGAGCCTGGCGACGTTGCCGTACTCGCTCTGCCAGGGTATGAGAGAAAAGGTGTTCACGTCCGGCCTGAGGTACATGTCCGACTCCTCGATGCGGACGAACCCCTCGATCGACGACCCGTCGAACATGATGTCCCCGTCAAGCGCCTTTTCCAGCTGCTGGACGGGTATGGCCACGTTCTTGGTAGTCCCGAACACGTCGGTGAACTGTAGCTTGATGAATTTTACGTCGAGGTCTTGAGCCATATTTAAAATAGACTCTTTAGTGATTTTGCTCATGCTGAAAAATATGCGACCGTAGATTATTATTTTAATGTCGGAATATCATTTCCGGGCAGGAATTATAAAAAGCATTGATAGCCCCGACCGCCTAAAGGTCGTAGAGCTTGGCGGTGCCAGTTTTTTTCCGGGAATTCTTATCGGCGCCGTTATCCGCCGCCCCCTCTTCAGGCTCATCCCTCTTGAGTGCGATGCGCTTGAAGATCGACTCCACGTCCTCTTCCTCGGGCGGGGCTTCCTCCTCCTTCGCGATGCGGGCCGTTAGCTTCGCCCGGTCCGCGTCCATCTCCCCGAGCTTCAGGCGGGCGTCGTTGACGAACCGGTTGAGGTCCTCGATCTGCTGGTTGAGGGCCATCACCTGGGCCTTCAGGCTCTCGGACTGCTCGCGCAGGGTGTCGGACTGGCCCTGGAGTCTTTTTATTTCCATCTCTTTCTCGCTCATGGAGTATTTTAGGGCCATGTTGTCCGAGTTGAGTTTTAAAATTTCGGCGTTCTTCTGCTCGATATCCGCGAGCAGCTTCTTGACGAACGAGTCGTCCCGGGGCTTCGGCGTCTCGTGCTTTTTGGCGGCGGCTGGCGCGGGCTTCTTCTCATCGCCCAGCATGGACATGATGTCGCTAAAATCGTGCTTTGACTTGCCGCCTGTATCCGAATCCATGGTTTTAACCCCGGTGAGAGCTTTTACTTGATTACGGCTGTTATGTCATAAACCTTTTCGTTACTACAAAAAACCGATAAATTTATACGCCCTCCACAACATAGGGCGAAGAGAGCCATTTACATTCATTTTTCCGGAAGAGGTATCCATGGACGATAAACAGATTAAAAAGCTCATGAAGCCGGAGTTCGCAAAGAACTATGGGAAGTACTATCCGGTGAAAACTTTACGCTCATTGGGTTACGAGAGGTATGTGTGTAAGAAGTGCGGCCGGGGGTTCTGGAGCCAGGCGCCCCGGGACTTCTGCGATGAGGCGGAGTGCAGCGGCGGATACCGCTTCATCGGCGAGTCGCTCACCCGGAAGAAGTTCGCCTACAAGGAAGCCTGGGACACTTACGTGAACACTTTTAAGCGGTGGGGCTATGTGCCCCTGGAGCGGTACCCGACCGTCGCCCGCTGGTATGAGGACCTTTACTTCGTCGCGGCGGGCATCAACGACTTTCAGCCGTACGTGGTCTCGGGCGAGCTGGAGCCGCCGGCGCCCGCCGTCCTGGAGCCCCAGTTCTGTCTGCGCTTCAACGACATCGACAACGTGGGCATCACGGGCCGGCACTACACGGGCTTCATCATGGTCGGCCAGCACACGTTCAACACGCCGGAGAAGCACGTCTACTTCAAGGAGGAGGGCATCGCCCAGATCCAGGAATTCCTCACGAAGGGCCTGGGCATCCCCGCCCACGAGATCGTGTTCCACGAGGACGTCTGGGCAGGCGGAGGCAACTTCGGCCCCTCCATCGAGTACTTCTCGAGGGGCCTGGAGCTGGGCAACCAGGTGTACATGCAGTACGAGCAGCTTCCGGACGGCTTCAGGGAGCTTCGCACCAAGGTCATCGACATGGGCGCAGGCTTAGAGCGCTGGGCCTGGTTCAGCCAGGGCCTGCCGATGTCCTACGACGCCACGTTCCCGAAGACCATGGACTTCTTATACTCGAAGACGGGCTACCGCCCGGACCCCGCCTTCCAGGCGAAGTTCGCCAGGCACGCGGGCATCCTCAACGTGGACGAGCTCGACGACGCCCACTCGGCCTGGAACGGCATCGCCGGGCAGATGGGCATGAGCTTAGATGAATTGAAGGGCGTCGTGTATAAGAACAGAGCTTTGTACGCCATTGCAGACCACACGAGGAGCCTGCTGGTCGCCATCCACGACGGCGCCCTGCCCTCAAACGTCGGGGGCGGCTACAACCTGCGCAATCTGCTGAGGCGCTGCTGGACCCTCATCGATCAATATGACTTCGACATCGACCTGGACGACGTGTTCAAGCGCCACATCGGCGAGTTCGGCTCCTGGTACACGGAGCTCAGGGACTACGGCAGCTTATTCGACATCATCGGCGTGGAGCGGAAGCGCTACGAGGAATCCAGACAGAAAAGCCAGAACATCATCAAGCGCATGGTGAAGTCCAGGGAGGCGTTCACGCCCGAGAAGCTCGTCGAGCTCTACGACTCCCAGGGCATCGCGCCCGAAATGATAAAAGAGTCGAAGCCCGACCTGGAGATCCCCGAGGACTTCTACGTCCGGGTGCAGGCCAGGCACGACCGCCGGCAGGAGCGCAAGGCCGAGGCCAGCGAGACCGCCGGGCTGCCCAAGACCGTGCCACTTTATTATGAAAAGCCCCACGAGTTCAGGTTCGAGGCGAGCGTGGCCAAGCTCATCACGCCCGAGAAGGTCGTCCTCGACGAGACGCTGTTCTACCCGCTGGGCGGAGGCCAGGCCAGCGATACGGGCTTCATGAACGGGATAAAAGTAAAAGACGTCTACAAGCAGGACGGAGTCATAGTCCACGTCCTGGAGGCCCCCCTCCCCGCCGACACGAAGAGGGTCGTCGGGGAGGTCGACCGCGAGAGGCGCCGGATACTTTCGGCCCACCACACGTCGACGCACATCGTCAACTACGCGGCCAGAAAGGTCCTGGGCGACCACGTGTGGCAGGCGGGCGCCGAGAAGACGCCGGAGAAGGCCAGGCTGGACATCACCCACTACGAGTCGCTCAGCTTCGAGCAATTGCAGGAGATCGAGAGGGTCGCCAACGGCCTGGTCATGGAGAACGTGCCGGTGCACGTCGAGGAATTACCCAGGACGGAGGCCGAGAGGCGCTACTCCATGCGCATCTACCAGGGCGGGGCCGTGCCCGGCAAATTGCTTAGAATAATCAGGATACCCGGCTACGACGTCGAGGCCTGCGGCGGCAT
The nucleotide sequence above comes from Methanocella sp.. Encoded proteins:
- the alaS gene encoding alanine--tRNA ligase yields the protein MDDKQIKKLMKPEFAKNYGKYYPVKTLRSLGYERYVCKKCGRGFWSQAPRDFCDEAECSGGYRFIGESLTRKKFAYKEAWDTYVNTFKRWGYVPLERYPTVARWYEDLYFVAAGINDFQPYVVSGELEPPAPAVLEPQFCLRFNDIDNVGITGRHYTGFIMVGQHTFNTPEKHVYFKEEGIAQIQEFLTKGLGIPAHEIVFHEDVWAGGGNFGPSIEYFSRGLELGNQVYMQYEQLPDGFRELRTKVIDMGAGLERWAWFSQGLPMSYDATFPKTMDFLYSKTGYRPDPAFQAKFARHAGILNVDELDDAHSAWNGIAGQMGMSLDELKGVVYKNRALYAIADHTRSLLVAIHDGALPSNVGGGYNLRNLLRRCWTLIDQYDFDIDLDDVFKRHIGEFGSWYTELRDYGSLFDIIGVERKRYEESRQKSQNIIKRMVKSREAFTPEKLVELYDSQGIAPEMIKESKPDLEIPEDFYVRVQARHDRRQERKAEASETAGLPKTVPLYYEKPHEFRFEASVAKLITPEKVVLDETLFYPLGGGQASDTGFMNGIKVKDVYKQDGVIVHVLEAPLPADTKRVVGEVDRERRRILSAHHTSTHIVNYAARKVLGDHVWQAGAEKTPEKARLDITHYESLSFEQLQEIERVANGLVMENVPVHVEELPRTEAERRYSMRIYQGGAVPGKLLRIIRIPGYDVEACGGIHVDNTAKVGFIKMLSSERIQDGVVRLEFKSLDNSLKEVQHHDRLLKEVSDLWGVGYDDIPKTASRFFNEWKELSKQNKELQSQMVRALIEGSLNSETVDLSLPAGDFGTVMKAVEALKPRFKGKTVFLKGDNFAYGYSETVNVREKLAEGYVNVTGSEREARAFKAKPKA